The sequence below is a genomic window from Cobetia sp. cqz5-12.
CCTGACCCTGCTGTCGGGCCTCAATGCGCCGGAGTTCTTCGACAAGCGTCTGTTCAGCGGCCTGCTCGATACCCTGCTGGAACTGGATTTCATCTGGCTGGAGAGCGGCCAGCTATGCTTCGGCGATGCGCTGGAAGACCTGCAGGTGCACGGCCGCGATCTGTTCGATCCCGCCCTGCGCCATCGCCTGCAGCATGTGCGCCTTCGCGACAGCGAGAACGAGACCGAGAACAACGCCCCGACTGAAGGCATGGCCGAGGAGAAGCATCCAGCCCTCGACGACAGCGAGGCCGCTGACGACCCCATGCCAGCAGACCACAAGGCGCCCGACGCCTCCTCTCGGCGCGAATGAGATGAAGGGCCGAGGCCCCTTGATTCAAAAAAGCCCCCGCCGCGATCAGATCGCGAGCGGGGGCTTTTTCGTTTGGCGGGAGAGCGCGCTGGGACCGCCATCGTCAGGCATCAGCGCTATCAGCTATCAGCTATCAGCGCAGCGCCTGCTTCACATAGACGTCGTAGCGACTGGTCTTCTCCTCCACCACATGACTCGGCGCGAGCCCGCCGATCGGCTCCGCCTTACGCGGCCGCTTGACCACCACGCGATGCGTCGCGACTTCCAGCGCTGCCTCAAGCAGCGCCGGGGCATCCGCATCATCACCGGCCAGAGCTCGGAAGACACGCATCTCCTTCTTGACCAGGGCCGACTTGTCACGGTGCGGGTACATCGGGTCGAGATGCACCACCTGAGGTGGCTGATCCCACTGCGCTACCAGCGCCCCAAGCTCCCGCGTGGCATCACCGTGCAGCGCCTGCATGCGCAGCGCGATCTGGCGAATCTCGTCGTCCGCACAGCCCTGTGCCCGGGTGAGGCCATCGACCAGGATCGCCGCCGTGGCTGCCACGCGTTCGATCATCAATACCGGCGCCCCGAGACTCGCCAGCACGAAGGCATCACGCCCGAGCCCTGCGGTGGCATCGACGATGCTCGGCAGTGCGCCACGATTCAGGCCACAGGCGCGTGCGATCAGCTGGTTGCGCCCCCCACCGAAACGACGGCGATGATCGGCACGACCGGCGACGAAATCGACGCACAACGGCTTGCCGTATTCGCGCTCGTCTCCGGCGATCACCAGGCGCGGGGCGCCCTGCTCGTCCAGCGCCACCTCAAGTCTGAGCGCCGGCATCTCGTCATCTTCCCGCAGCGCGATACCGAAATGCGCCGCCAGCATGGCGAGTTCCGGGCGTGCCTGCAGACGTGAACGGGCAATGGCGATCACGGGAGCGGCATCGGCCGCTGCATCATGGGCAGCGAGGGAGTCTTCGGGTGGCAGCATGGATGGGCTCTATGAGAAACGGTGAAGAGAAACGGTGAACGCAGGGAAAGGAAAACTCGCATGGCATGCGATCAGGCTGACAAACGCCGACGGCGCCGCAAGAGCGACGCCGTAAGTGGACAAGCTTACGTCATCGCGCGCATGGCTTACAGCAGCAACAGCATGCCGAACAGCATCATGCCCAGCAGCAGGCGGTAGATGACGAAGGGCAACATGCCGATGCTGTCGATGGCCTTGAGGAACAGCTTGATGCACACCAGCGCGGAGACGAAGGACAGCACCACGCCGAGGGCGACATCGAACAACTGGGCCTCACTGCCGGTCTCGATCAGCTCCAGGCCCTTGAGCAGGCCGGCCGCGACGATCAGCGGAATCGACAGCAGGAAGGAGAAGCGCGCGGCGCTCTGACGCTCGAAGCCCAGCAGCAGCGCGGCAGTGATAGTGATGCCCGAACGCGAGGTGCCGGGAATCAGGGCCAGTGCCTGGAACAGGCCGATGATCAACGCGCCCTTGAGCGTCAGCGTCGCCAGATCACGCGTGCGTGTGCCCTTGACGTCCGCCCACCACAGCAGCAGACCGAAGACGATGGTGGTGGTGCCGATCACCGCGATCGAGCGCCCGGCCGTTTCCACCACATCGCCCAGCAGGCCGCCGAAGATCACGGCGGGCAGCGTCGCCAGCAACACCGCCCAGCCCAGGCGGCTGTCTTCGGTCTGGCGCGCCGCCAGCGTGCCGCCGCCACTGAACTGACCAAACCAGCCAGCGAGAATATTGGCGACGTCCTTGCGGAAGGCCATCACCACGGCCAGCAAGGTACCGACATGTACCGCGACATCAAACGCCAACCCCTGGTCCGGCCAGCCGAACACCTGGGAGGGCAGAATCAGGTGAGCGGAGGAGGAAATCGGCAGAAATTCCGTCAGACCTTGAATGACGGCCAACGCCACCACATGCATGAGTTCCATGAAACATCCTTTTAAGAGAGACGGGCCTCATTGGCCCACACGGACGACAGACATCGTCTGTGGCACTGCACGTGCCGTAGTGACAGAACAACGCTTTGCATCAAGCCGCGCCGCGAGTGTCGGGCGCGACATGATGATGCGTGAACCTTATGTCAGCCTTGGTTGAACCCACGATGACGCAACGAGATGGCAATCCCTGATGCCATCAGCGCCATGCCACCTCATTGCGCAGGTAGACCGGCTGGGCCTCGACCGCCGACACCGCTTCACCGCGGGCATACGCCTGGGCGGCCAGCATCACCATGGCCTCGGCATCCGGTTGCGGCTCGGGCAGTTGCAGCGCCAGGCTGGCGCGCACGCTCTGGGACAGCTCGTCGTGCATCACCAGACCCGAGCCGACCGCCAACCAGTCGTGTTCGCGCAGCGCCGCAGGCAGCTCCAGCAGGCCCGGAGCGCAGACCTGCTCGGGTAGCACCTGCTCGACCTCGATCTCGCCGTCAGCGCGCGTCACGACGCGATAGGCGCCGGTGTAGAGCTCGCCCATGCGTGCATCCAGCATCGGCAGCACGAAACGCGCGTGATGCAGGCGGTGGGCCTGCAGTGACAGGGCCGCCAGCGTCGAGACGCCAATCACCGGCACATCGAGACCGAAGGCGAGGCCCTGGATGGTGCCAGCAGCGATGCGCAATCCGGTGAACGAGCCCGGTCCGTGGCCATAGGCCAGGGCATCGAGGTCGTTGAGAGTCAGATCGGCGGCACCCAGCAGCGCCTCGATCATCGGCATCATGCGCTGGGTGTGCTGACGGGGAGCCTCACAGCGCTCGGCAGTAACAACGCCGTCTTGCCACAGGGCAACGGAACAGGCGGAAGAGGATGCATCGATGGCCAGAAGCGTGGTCATGGGCGGTTCGTCGTCAGAAAAATGTGACGCGATTCTACCCGTCCCCCGCGGGCAGCAAAAGACGCAGGCTGTCCACGGCAGGTGTCGGTCACGGGCGTCACTCCTGCTGCAACCCCCAAGCCCACGCCGGCAAGCGGTCTGCCGCAACGCCTGATTCCTGATTCGCGCCAGTATGCGAAGAACAAGAAAACGCCCGCAGACAATGTCTGCGGGCGTTCTTCGTCAGGCGGCCGGCTTCACCAGCGCGATCAGACCTGTTCCATCTGAGCCACCTGAAACGTGCCAGGCAATCAGTGCTCCAGTGCGCTGACCAGCTGGGCACGAATGTCGTCGACCGAGCCGACGCCTTCGATGCGGTGGTAGGCCGGTGCCTGGGCATCGCCAGTGGCAGACCAGCTGGAGTAGTACTCGACCAGCGGTTCCGTCTGCTCGTGATAGACGGACAGACGGTTGCGTACGGTGGCTTCGCGATCGTCTTCACGCTGGATCAGGGCTTCGCCGGTGACGTCGTCCTTGCCTTCTTCGCGCGGCGGGTTGTACTCGATGTGATAGACGCGACCGGAATCCGGGTGCACACGACGACCGGACAGACGCTTGACGATCTCTTCGTCAGCGACGGCGATCTCGACCACGTGGTCCAGCTTCACGCCTGCTTCCTTCATGGCGTCAGCCTGCGGAATGGTGCGCGGGAAGCCGTCGAACAGGAAGCCGTTCTCGCAATCGGGCTGGCTGATGCGCTCCTTGACCAGGGCGATGATGATCTCGTCGGACACCAGTCCGCCGGTATTCATGATCTCCTTGACCTTGAGTCCCAGCTCGCTGCCGGCCTTGACCGCGGCGCGCAGCATGTCTCCGGTGGAGATCTGCGGGATATTGAAACGCTCGCAGATGAACTGGGCCTGGGTGCCCTTGCCGGCGCCGGGGGCGCCCAACAGGATCAAACGCATCGGTACTGCTCCTTGAGTGTGCAGATGAAAAGCATCAAACGGGTGTAAAGGGTCATCTGGCGCTGGTGCACCTTGCCCTCGGCGGCAGATAGCCATCCAAGGCGCTCTGGTCGTCGACACGATCGAGGTGAAGCGGCGAAGCTCGCGGCGTCGAGACGCTCGACTACCTCATGAGGGCCGAACGCATCGAGCGTATCGATGACCAGGATGAATATGGGTAGCGGACCAATATGTGCTGCGCGAAACGACGGCGCGCACGGATGATCTCATTATGTCATCGCCATGCAATGTAGAGCTGACGATACCGTTCACACGACGCCGGCACAAGCACACCAAAGGCGCGTATGCCGCCCTTTGGCACTGTTTTGGCGCGCAGGAGGGCCTGTCGTCCTCCTCGCCGGTTCACGACCTGCCATACACGGCTGTCATGACACGAAAACGCCCCCTGCGGCACGCGGTCGCAGAGGGCGTCTTTCCACTCACGCCGGGCCACCTTGCTCAGTCGCCATGGCGTGATCAGGCTGAGTCATGTCAGCCGTTGGTGTGCCAATGTCTCACTCGGTCACGTCTTCCGCCTGGCTGCTGCGGCGCAGGCGCACGGCCTTGGCGCGCTTGCTGCGCAGACGAATGTTGAGCATTTCCACCGCCAGCGAGAAGGCCATCGCCACGTAGATGTAGCCCTTGGGCACGTGAACACCGAAGCCTTCGACCATCAGCATCATGCCGACCATGATCAGGAAGGACAGTGCCAGCATCTTGATGGTCGGATGACGATCGACGAAATCACCGATGGGCTTGGCAGCCACCATCATGATGCCCACCGAGATGACGATGGCGATGACCATCACCATCAGGTGATCGACCATGCCCACCGCCGTGATCACCGAATCCAGCGAGAAGACGATATCGATCAAGGCGATCTGGACCATGATCGCCATGAAGCTGGCGCTGCCCTTCTTCGCGCCCTCTTCGGCGGGGTCTTCGCCTTCCAGATTGGCGTGTATCTCGTGGGTGCTCTTGCCGAGCAGGAACAGGCCCCCGAAGACCAGAATCAGATCACGTCCCGAGAAGCTGAAGTCGGCCACGCTGAACAGGGGCGCGGTCAGCGACATCAGCCATGACAACGACATCAACAGCACGATGCGCATGCCCATCGCCAGGCCCAGGCCGATCATGCGCCCGCGCTGACGCTGGGACTCGGGCAGCCGCGCGACCAGTATCGACAGGAAGATGATGTTGTCGATGCCCAGCACGATCTCGAGCGCGGTCAGGGTCGCCAGAGCCACCCATGCCGAAGGGTCCATCAACCATTCCATTGTCTTGCTCCTTGTGTGTTGCGAGAACCGGCCTTCCCGGGTCGTGCCAGCACGATGCGGCAGATCGCGGCAGGTTGGCGGGAAGCATCGCATGTTGTGCAGGGCAGCAACAGCTGTCGCCGCCCTGCCACGCCAACGCACACGCACAAAAAACGGCCTCCCGAAGGAGGCCGTTCTGTCGACAGGCCATCTGGCACCTGCCCTTGTCATGCAAGGTACGGATCAGAGCAGCAGACGACGCACGTCGGTCAGCACCTGAGCCAGATACGCCGTGAAGCGTGCTGCATCCGCCCCGTTCACCGCACGGTGATCGTAGGACAGTGACAGCGGCATCATCAGACGCGGCTGGAAGGCAGCGCCGTCCCACACCGGCTTCATCTGCGCCTTGGAGACGCCCAGGATGGCGACTTCCGGCGTGTTGACGATCGGTGTGAAGGCAGTACCGCCAATGGAGCCAAGGCTCGAGATGGTGAAGCAACCACCGGTCATCTCTTCGCGCTTGAGCTTCTTGGTCTGTGCCTTCTTGGCCAGCTCCACGGATTCGCGGGCCAGCTCCAGCAGGCTCTTCTGATCCGCATTGCGGATCACCGGCACCATCAGGCCGTCCGGCGTATCCACCGCGATACCGATGTGCACGTACTTCTTGTGCACCAGGGTCTCGCCGTCAGATTTGAGGCTGACGTTGAACTGCGGATACTTGGCCAGCGCGTGGGCAGCCGCCTTGATCATGAACGGCAGCGGCGTGAGCTTGGCACCTGCCGCTTCCGCCTCGGCCTTCATGGACTTGCGGAAGGCCTCGAGCTCGGTGATGTCAGCTTCATCGAACTGGGTCACGTGCGGGACGTTGAGCCAGCTGCGATGCAGATTGGTGGCACCGGCCTTCATCAGGCGGCCCATCTTCTTCTCTTCGATCTCACCGAACTGACTGAAGTCCTGATCCGGCACCTGCGGGATACCGGCACCGCCGGTGGCCTGCGCGGCAGGGGCTGCCGGTGCGGACTTGGCCTTCTGCATCATCTGCTTGACGTAGGCCTGGACATCTTCCTTCACCACACGGCCCTTCGGGCCGCTGCCGGAGACGTCTGCCAGATCGACACCGAACTCACGTGCCAGCAGGCGAACCGCAGGCCCTGCGTGGACCTTGGCACCCTTGCTCGGCTTGTGAGCGGCCATCTGGGCTTCCGGGCTCGGCGCACCGGCCGGTGTCGGAGCCGGCTTCTGCTCGCTCTTCTCCGCCTTGGGAGCAGCCGGCGCTTCGGACTTGGCAGCCTTCGGCGCAGGCGCGGCACCCGCGACCTCGATGTAACCGATCAGGTCACCCTCGGAGACGGTGTCACCTTCCTTGACGGAAAGCTCCACCACCTTGCCCTTGTAGGGGCTCGGGATGTCCATGGTCGCCTTGTCGGACTCGAGCGTGATCAGCGCGTCTTCTTCGTTGACCTCATCACCGACGGCCACGGCCATCTCGATGATCGGCACGCTGTCGCTGCCGGAGAGATCCGGGACACGCAATTCCTTGCGCTCCGGCTCACCGGAGGCCGGCTCTTCTTCAGCAGCCGGTGCCTCGGAAGACGTGTCTTCAGAGGAGGACTCGGA
It includes:
- a CDS encoding class I SAM-dependent methyltransferase is translated as MPALRLEVALDEQGAPRLVIAGDEREYGKPLCVDFVAGRADHRRRFGGGRNQLIARACGLNRGALPSIVDATAGLGRDAFVLASLGAPVLMIERVAATAAILVDGLTRAQGCADDEIRQIALRMQALHGDATRELGALVAQWDQPPQVVHLDPMYPHRDKSALVKKEMRVFRALAGDDADAPALLEAALEVATHRVVVKRPRKAEPIGGLAPSHVVEEKTSRYDVYVKQALR
- a CDS encoding undecaprenyl-diphosphate phosphatase, which translates into the protein MELMHVVALAVIQGLTEFLPISSSAHLILPSQVFGWPDQGLAFDVAVHVGTLLAVVMAFRKDVANILAGWFGQFSGGGTLAARQTEDSRLGWAVLLATLPAVIFGGLLGDVVETAGRSIAVIGTTTIVFGLLLWWADVKGTRTRDLATLTLKGALIIGLFQALALIPGTSRSGITITAALLLGFERQSAARFSFLLSIPLIVAAGLLKGLELIETGSEAQLFDVALGVVLSFVSALVCIKLFLKAIDSIGMLPFVIYRLLLGMMLFGMLLLL
- the tsaB gene encoding tRNA (adenosine(37)-N6)-threonylcarbamoyltransferase complex dimerization subunit type 1 TsaB, whose amino-acid sequence is MTTLLAIDASSSACSVALWQDGVVTAERCEAPRQHTQRMMPMIEALLGAADLTLNDLDALAYGHGPGSFTGLRIAAGTIQGLAFGLDVPVIGVSTLAALSLQAHRLHHARFVLPMLDARMGELYTGAYRVVTRADGEIEVEQVLPEQVCAPGLLELPAALREHDWLAVGSGLVMHDELSQSVRASLALQLPEPQPDAEAMVMLAAQAYARGEAVSAVEAQPVYLRNEVAWR
- the adk gene encoding adenylate kinase yields the protein MRLILLGAPGAGKGTQAQFICERFNIPQISTGDMLRAAVKAGSELGLKVKEIMNTGGLVSDEIIIALVKERISQPDCENGFLFDGFPRTIPQADAMKEAGVKLDHVVEIAVADEEIVKRLSGRRVHPDSGRVYHIEYNPPREEGKDDVTGEALIQREDDREATVRNRLSVYHEQTEPLVEYYSSWSATGDAQAPAYHRIEGVGSVDDIRAQLVSALEH
- a CDS encoding TerC family protein; its protein translation is MEWLMDPSAWVALATLTALEIVLGIDNIIFLSILVARLPESQRQRGRMIGLGLAMGMRIVLLMSLSWLMSLTAPLFSVADFSFSGRDLILVFGGLFLLGKSTHEIHANLEGEDPAEEGAKKGSASFMAIMVQIALIDIVFSLDSVITAVGMVDHLMVMVIAIVISVGIMMVAAKPIGDFVDRHPTIKMLALSFLIMVGMMLMVEGFGVHVPKGYIYVAMAFSLAVEMLNIRLRSKRAKAVRLRRSSQAEDVTE
- the aceF gene encoding pyruvate dehydrogenase complex dihydrolipoyllysine-residue acetyltransferase, with amino-acid sequence MSSEIIKVPDIGGSSDVEIIEIAVAVGDVISAEDTMITLESDKASMDVPAPKGGKVVKILVKEGDTVSEGDDILELEAEGGGDTSSDASEEQEAPKEEAPKQEASEQQASKESASAPKAASGGTRTVDIVVPDLGDSEAVPIIEMAVSEGDEVDAEDALITLESDKASMDVPSPHKGKIVKLTVKEGDSVSSGDVIGQMEIAGEGGDSASDSAPAEQASSSESSSEDTSSEAPAAEEEPASGEPERKELRVPDLSGSDSVPIIEMAVAVGDEVNEEDALITLESDKATMDIPSPYKGKVVELSVKEGDTVSEGDLIGYIEVAGAAPAPKAAKSEAPAAPKAEKSEQKPAPTPAGAPSPEAQMAAHKPSKGAKVHAGPAVRLLAREFGVDLADVSGSGPKGRVVKEDVQAYVKQMMQKAKSAPAAPAAQATGGAGIPQVPDQDFSQFGEIEEKKMGRLMKAGATNLHRSWLNVPHVTQFDEADITELEAFRKSMKAEAEAAGAKLTPLPFMIKAAAHALAKYPQFNVSLKSDGETLVHKKYVHIGIAVDTPDGLMVPVIRNADQKSLLELARESVELAKKAQTKKLKREEMTGGCFTISSLGSIGGTAFTPIVNTPEVAILGVSKAQMKPVWDGAAFQPRLMMPLSLSYDHRAVNGADAARFTAYLAQVLTDVRRLLL